The following coding sequences lie in one Kryptolebias marmoratus isolate JLee-2015 linkage group LG5, ASM164957v2, whole genome shotgun sequence genomic window:
- the col8a2 gene encoding collagen alpha-2(VIII) chain, producing the protein MLVTMLLVPVCVLLMLGGGALAGGYPPIPHMKYMQPMMKGPIGPPFREGKGHYVDMPPMMKGETGPQGKPGPRGPPGPPGLPGKPGLGNPGLNGQPGPQGPPGLTGIGKPGLPGLPGKIGPKGNPGLNGEIGLRGEPGSRGPPGPPGLPGPSGLSLNGKPGLPGLRGPPGTRGEPGIKGIPGPPGERGLKGENGNGKPGPTGLRGPPGLKGSTGPPGLSGIGKPGPKGLPGLPGLKGDQGLPGDLGEPGEPGPPGLQGLPGQTGIGKPGKDGLPGVPGPVGQKGESGPRGNPGMPGAPGYGKPGLLGPKGEKGHSGFPGPPGDKGEKGLMGPGGQQGLNGLPGPPGVQGPKGLPGNHGMPGQKGDIGPQGPPGLPGLRGDQGPNGFPGKPGIPGDKGIPGPNGPIGKPGPKGEPGLMGQPGNPGLTGGPGPKGEAGFMGTPGPRGQSGIPGLQGPMGLMGPQGVPGTRGEPGLPGLPGLGKLGEKGAMGPQGPPGKPGPAGLNGHPGPPGPPGPPGPPGNGQTVVAGPMDTGLGGEEVPGRKRPAFTQVPLSASLAPAFTAILTTPFPPSGMPIKFDRTLYNGQNAYSSSTGMFTAPVSGVYYFAYHMHVKGTSLWVALYKNNVPATYTYDEYKKGYMDQASGSAVLELKEGDEVWVQMPSDQANGLYSTEYIHSSFSGFLLCPT; encoded by the exons ATGCTGGTGACCATGCTGTTGGTTCCTGTCTGTGTGCTACTGATGCTTGGGGGTGGTGCTCTTGCTGGAGGCTACCCCCCCATACCCCACATGAAGTACATGCAGCCTATGATGAAAGGGCCTATCGGACCACCATTTCGAGAGGGCAAGGGACATTATGTTG ATATGCCACCCATGATGAAGGGGGAAACAGGGCCTCAAGGGAAACCTGGACCAAGAGGCCCCCCTGGCCCACCGGGACTTCCAGGAAAACCTGGACTGGGGAATCCAGGTCTCAACGGACAGCCAGGCCCTCAGGGGCCTCCTGGCTTAACAGGAATTGGTAAGCCTGGACTTCCAGGTCTTCCAGGAAAGATTGGACCAAAGGGGAATCCAGGACTTAATGGCGAGATTGGGCTTCGTGGGGAGCCAGGTTCCCGTGGACCTCCCGGGCCACCTGGCCTCCCTGGCCCATCTGGTTTGTCTCTTAATGGAAAGCCTGGGCTCCCAGGTCTCAGAGGTCCCCCTGGGACTCGTGGTGAGCCAGGAATAAAAGGCATTCCTGGCCCACCAGGTGAACGTGGACTTAAAGGCGAAAATGGAAATGGAAAACCAGGGCCTACCGGTCTAAGGGGTCCTCCAGGTTTGAAAGGCAGTACAGGGCCACCTGGTTTATCAGGTATTGGCAAACCAGGACCAAAAGGTTTGCCTGGACTGCCTGGACTTAAAGGTGATCAAGGACTTCCGGGGGACCTAGGAGAACCAGGAGAACCAGGGCCACCAGGTTTACAAGGTCTGCCAGGGCAAACTGGAATAGGAAAACCTGGTAAGGATGGACTTCCAGGAGTACCAGGTCCAGTAGGTCAAAAAGGTGAATCAGGGCCCCGGGGAAATCCTGGAATGCCTGGGGCACCAGGTTATGGAAAACCTGGTCTTTTGGGGCCTAAAGGAGAAAAGGGTCACAGTGGATTTCCTGGTCCCCCAGGGGACAAAGGGGAAAAAGGATTGATGGGTCCAGGTGGGCAACAAGGTCTTAACGGACTACCAGGACCACCAGGTGTTCAAGGTCCAAAAGGACTTCCAGGAAACCACGGAATGCCAGGGCAGAAAGGAGACATAGGACCCCAGGGCCCCCCAGGATTACCTGGACTTAGAGGTGACCAAGGCCCCAATGGTTTCCCTGGTAAACCTGGAATCCCTGGTGACAAGGGCATTCCTGGACCTAATGGTCCTATTGGAAAACCTGGTCCCAAAGGTGAGCCAGGACTAATGGGCCAACCTGGTAATCCAGGACTGACAGGTGGTCCAGGGCCTAAAGGGGAGGCTGGTTTCATGGGGACCCCAGGCCCCAGAGGCCAGTCGGGCATTCCTGGTCTCCAGGGACCAATGGGTCTCATGGGCCCACAGGGTGTCCCTGGAACAAGGGGTGAACCTGGACTTCCAGGGCTTCCAGGGCTGGGCAAGTTGGGTGAGAAGGGAGCAATGGGTCCCCAAGGTCCTCCAGGAAAACCAGGCCCTGCTGGGCTTAATGGTCACCCTGGCCCacctggtcctccaggacctccTGGTCCTCCGGGAAATGGTCAAACTGTTGTTGCAGGGCCCATGGATACAGGGTTGGGTGGGGAGGAAGTACCAGGCAGGAAGCGGCCTGCATTCACTCAAGTTCCACTGTCTGCCTCTTTAGCACCAGCCTTCACGGCCATTCTTACCACGCCGTTCCCTCCCTCCGGCATGCCGATCAAATTCGATAGAACTCTGTACAACGGGCAAAATGCCTACAGCTCTTCTACTGGCATGTTCACTGCTCCTGTATCCGGTGTCTACTACTTTGCTTACCACATGCATGTAAAGGGAACCAGCTTGTGGGTGGCTTTGTACAAGAACAATGTACCAGCCACTTATACCTATGATGAATACAAGAAAGGCTATATGGACCAAGCATCTGGCAGTGCTGTCCTAGAGCTCAAGGAAGGTGACGAGGTATGGGTCCAGATGCCCTCAGATCAAGCAAATGGTCTTTATTCTACCGAGTACATCCACTCCTCTTTTTCAGGATTCCTGCTCTGTCCCACATAA